The Cannabis sativa cultivar Pink pepper isolate KNU-18-1 chromosome 8, ASM2916894v1, whole genome shotgun sequence genomic interval ttactattagagagagagagagagagagagagagagagagagagagagagagagagagagagagagagagagagagagagagagagagagagagagagagagagagagagagagagagagagagagagagagagagattatcGTTGGTGTACAGGATTAACGACAGCTATCCCAAGCAAACATCTCTGATCTCTATCGAACTGTTTTCTGTTATCTGATACTATCTTATGTGATAGTCCATATCGGCAAACGATATTCTTAACAACGAAGTCCAACATCTTCTTGGCAGTGATTGAATTCATAGGTTCAACCTCcacccatttggtgaagtaatcTACTGCAATCACTGCGTGTTTAACCCTCCTTTCCCAGTCGAGAGGGATTCGACAAGATCGATTCCCCATACTGCAAATGGCCATAGGCTGGTCATTAAGGTAATCTCATTTGGTGGGGCCTGAGAATGTTTACAAATCTTTTGCATGGATTATATTTTTGGACATattctatacaatttttttcaTGGTAGGCCAAAAGTATCCTTGTCTCaagatttttttagaaaaattggCACTCCTAGCTAGTGTGGTCTCCGTAGAACTCCTCATGAACTTCACCCATAATCACCCCAATCTTGGACCTTGCTATGCACTTAAGATATGACATAGATAATCCTCTTCGGTATAACTTATCATCCATCATGATGTATCATGGATCTTGATACTGAAATTTTTTGGAAGCGGCTTTTTCTGTAGTTAGTGCTCTAGATGTCTGATACTTGACTATGTGGTCCATCCATGTGGGTTCCTCGTGGGTAGCTTTGACCTTGGCCTTGGCCAAGATGCCAGGCTCCGAGAGATAGTTGCCGGGACTACCCTCAAATCTTTTACTTCTTATTTTTAGGCCAACTTTTCTAGGCAATCAGCCTGGGCATTTATTTCTCTCAGGATCTAATCAATTTTGTTTCCTTGAGTAATTTCTCGCACTGTTGAGACATATGAAGCCATTCGTTCCCTGCTGGTATGATATTCTCCCAACACCTGATTAACAACCAATTGAAAATCACTGAATATATCAATATTGGAAGCTCCCACAGCTTTTGACAGCCTCAATCTTGCAAGTAAAGTTCATAATCAACCTCATTGTTAGAGGTGTTAAACTTGAACCGTAAGGAGCTTTGATGTGTTAGTCCTTCAGGTGATATTAACACTATTCCCACTCTTGACCTGTTTTCATTCCCTGCTCCATCTACGTACACCTTCCAAGTGGGTACAATTATTTCTGTAGCATCTACATTTATCTCTGTTTCGTTACTTTCCACAATTAGTAAAGACTTTTATTGTATGGCTTGAAATTACATGCATAGTTTTCGAGATGAGACAAGAAAATAGTAGGCCAACTTTTCAATCAGCGGGTATTGGATCTCGGTACCTATCATTCTCTTACTAACATAGTAAATATGATGTCGTGTCCTGTCTTCCTCATGGACCAGTGCCGTACTGATGGCGTGTTTTGAAACTGCCAAGTAGAGGTATAAATCTTCCCCTTGTATAGGCTTGAACAAGATTGGAGCCTTAGACATGTGATCCTTTAGGCTCTAGAATGCTACTTCACACTTGCTGGTCCACTCAATTTTTTGACTTTTCCTCAAAATGTTGAAGAATAAGATGCACTTATCAGTCGATTTGGAGATGAAGCGTCTCAAAGTTCCTACTTTCCCTATCAAACTTTCCACATCCTTATGCTTCTTTGGAGATGGCATGTCTAATAAAGCTTCTATCTTTTTCAAGATTGGCCTCTATCCCTCGTTGGCTAACAATAAAGCCCAGAAACATACCCGATTTGACACTAAATGTACATTTCTTTGGGTTAAGCTTCATCTCGTATTTTTGTATCAAGCTAACCACTCCTTGAGTTCATCCAAATTCTTTAGCAGTTTCGATTTGACCAACATGTAATCCACGTAGACTTCCATGCTTTTTCTCAGTAGGTTTCAAAACATGCAGTTTACTAACTGTTGATAGGTTACTCTTGTATTTTTTAATCTGAatggcatgactaggtaacaatACAATCCTTTAACTGTTCAAAAACTCGTGTACTCTTAGTCTACCACATGCATTTTAATTTGGTTATACCTAGAGTAAGAATCCATGAAGGACTATAACTCTTGTTCAGAGGTGGCGTCAACCATCTGGTCAATCCTTGTCAGGTGAAAATGGTCCTTGGGACATGCCTTGTTTAAATCGGTGAAGTCTATGCAGACTTGCCAAGTCTCGTTGGGCTTCAGAACAAGTACTGGATTAGCCAACCATTTTGGCTAATACACATCGCAGATGAAGATGTGGGTTaacatttttccacttctttctTTAGTGTGCCTTTACTGGTTCCAAGGGACGCCTCTTTTGCTGTACCACAGGCATGTCTTTGTTCACATTTAACACGTGACAAATTTCCTTTGGGTCTATCCCGATCATATCCTTGTGATACGACACAAAGACATCAGCCGACTCTTTGATGGTGCTTATGATTTCTTTTTTGACGTTGGGATAAAGGCCTTTCTCGATGCAAATAATTTTAGTCAAATCTTGGTCACTAATTTAAATTTCTTCTGTTTCTTCCATTGGTTGTAGTGCTTTTTCTACCCTACTTGAAGGTCTAACTTCTCTTCTTTACACTGGTTGATCCCTATTTCTATCTTGGTTGACTACTAGGATCGACTGTTTGATGGCTACATTGTAACACTTTCTGGCCTCTTTTTTGTCTCCTCGAACTGTCCCCACCCCACGGAGTGAGTAGGGAACTTGAGGCATAGGTGTTGGATCAAATTTATAGCTCCAAAATCTACCAACGTCGGTCGTCCTAAGATGTAGGGAAGTCTACAACAATAAATGTATAATATTTGAATGTGCTTTTGGGAGTATCAAGACACAATGTGGTAGGAAGCCACACTTTTCTCATGGGGATGAGGGAGTCCCCATTGAAGTCGGTGAGTTATGAGTCACTAGGGGCTAAGTCTTGGTCCGTGAGGTCGATGGAAAGGAATGTATTTTGGAACAAAGTGTTCACCGAGCTCCCGTTTTCAACTAGGATATGGGCCACTACCTTATTAGCTATGGGTGTCTTGATGACCAATGGATCATGGTGGGGGAAAATACACGGTTTTAGCATCTTCTTCAGTGAATATTATGGGTTAATCCATGAGTCGGGTTCTCTGAGCAAGCAACTGGCTTACTTCCAATACTTCATCAACACGATCTAGCGCTTGAGCATAATGTTTCAACTCATTGCAGGTCGTTCTTCTGATGTGGGCCAATGCTCGGGTTCGAGGTTCCAAGTctggggtctgggtctgggtccaattCCACCGCCGAGTCCAGGGTTGGGGACAGGTTCGAGTcgaggttgggtccgagtccaagtctgACTTCGTGGTCCGATGCCTGGTTTGGGGTTCATGTTTGGGTTGGGGCCCAGGCCTGAGACTGGAGTCCGAATTCAGGTCTAGGTGTGGGTCCTGGTCGGGTCTTGTTCATATCGGAGTCTCAAAGTATTGaagtttgtttttaaaaaataaaaattatttttaaaaaatattagccagtattttaaacatttaaaaacattttttttttatttttatttctaaaaacaatacttttaaaaaataaaaaagagaaaataatgtgaaacatacttttaattttttttttaatttttcaatcttctgttttctttttcaaaggTACATCTTGTTGGATATCTGACATCAATATCCAGTGTAAttcagataaaaaaaaatatctagtgTAATCGATCATCATCACCACTCGTACTTATGTCCAAgacaaaacaaaaaagaagagagagaagcaactataaatatataataaatgagCCATCAGATCTTAAAAAACAATTTACTGTGTAACTAttgaaaacaaatatatatatttatatatacaatttgcTCTTGATCATTGTCTCTGGCTGTACGTAGGCAATGGCAATCACTACATTAGTCTCGGCAGTTTCAAGAAGGTAAGTTTCTTACATTGAAATTTACATAATTGTATCATACTTGTTATGTATATTCACAAGTGACCCAAACAATATTATTAacctaaaatttatatattagtaCAGGTTAGAAGGTAAAGTGGCTTTGATTACAGGTGGAGCTAGTGGAATAGGCCAAAAAACTGCCCAAGTCTTTGCCCACCATGGAGCCAAACTAGTTATAGCCGATATCCAAGACGAGCTAGGCCACTCTGTTTGCCAATCTATAGCGAGCGGCGCGGCCGGAAACGACGCCACTTACGTCCACTGCGACGTAACCGACGAATCTCACGTCAAAGCCGCCGTAGAAAAAGCCATCAAGTCCTATGGAAAGCTAGACATAATGTTCAACAATGCCGGCATAGGTGACCCGAAAAAGTCTCGAATTATCGACAACGAGAAGGGCGATTTTGAGCGCGTGTTGCGCGTGAATGTGACAGGGGTTTTCCTTGGTATAAAACACGCTTCCCAAGCTATGATCTCGGCTAAAGGAGGCAGCGGCGGTAGCATCATATCAACAGCTAGTGTTGCCTCGTGCATGGGAGGCTTAGTCTCCCACGCGTACACGTGCTCCAAGCACGCCGTGCTTGGGCTGACGAGAAATGCTGCTGTTGAGTTGGGACAGTTTGGAATAAGGGTCAACTGTGTGTCGCCTTATGGGTTGGCGACGCCGATTTCTCAGATCTTCCATGGGCTTAGTGTGGAGGAGCTTGAAGGCCTGTACGGATCTATGGCGAACTTAAAGAATGTGACGTTTAAGGAAGATGATATTGCTAATGCTGCTCTTTTTTTGGCGAGTGAGGAGGGACGGTACGTCAGTGGACATAACCTAGTTGTTGATGGAGGTTTCACCATTGCTAATTCTTCTTTTCCAATGTTTCAGTACCCTGAAATTAATCATGCTTGATTAATAATTAGTTTCCATTAAtccaaagaaaatataattaataaaaagagTACGTAcgttgttatttttaattgattattacGGTGAAATCCTCAACAAGTTTGTCACTTTGagttttagtgttgttgtttttgttgagATCGATACACCAGTTTATATATGATAAAATCTGAACTTCTTAATAGTCCATTCTCATTAGAAATTCATCTCATGATTGGtttcaatatttaatttcatGAATAATAATATGACACTAAAGAAAGTGTACTTTTTAGCATTTGTCTTTTCAGTATAATAAAGAAATAATTGCTTTAGAAAAAATTACATTGAGAGCCCAACTTTGtaaattattaacaaaaataGCGCCTAATACCGAccatcaaaattaaaatattataggaTAAATATtattgggtgattctacaatgtatTCCCTTAAGATGTACTAATACACTCTTAACTTGTTTCgtcatccaaaaaaaaaaatttaggctaatttttttttcatattcatgtacgttatagctatttaagatatcctacaaaattttgaaaaattcagatgatttacaatatagaaaataatgttcaaacagtctattttacacgcgtataaaataaaatagtcattcgtgcaacacactgtttaaACATAGTTTTCGgtgtgttaaacttttctaaatttcttaaaattttgcaggatgtcttaaataactatgaCGTATAtgattattagaaaaaaaattgactaaaaaattatttcggatgctaaaacagatagaagtgcatcaatatatctattttaaaggGGTGcctattgtagaattttccaataTTATTTTGGATCTTAGATTTCTTgttttaaatgacaaaataaactctatattttctaaatgttacttgtgactaaaatatagtttttagatacaagttgtcactaatttagttttagtcacaacaagtattgtgactaaaaatatatttagtcacaacaaatcgtaatttttgtgactaatacctttagccacggactttttagtcacaacataacaattataatttataattagtcacaactttcttacttttagtcacaagttttgttgtgactaaaagtaagattttagtcacaagttttgttgtgactaaaagtaagatttttttttttttttttttttttttataattgggCACATGATGCCTGcccaatttttaataatttaacacAAACAGATagagaaaatataataagttttgtccataacatctctagatcagattattattaagttttattttgacaaaaaattagtttaaggtcctatttgtacaattttagaaaatacaggatccattttgtcatttaacaaaatagaggatctaattagtaacttttgtaaaatacaaattctaaaataatatttacccttaGTATGtgtagacatttttttttaattgtgaaatgtaattaattaataaaattttctctttctattcagctttttttttttttgaaaagtctCCATccaaaatttaaatatacaGTATATACATACTAGTGGGAAGCCCATGCTTTGTGGGCCGCTAGTAAttatcaattattattatttttttaaattatagttcatatgtattatatatatatttttagactaattgtaataaaattttatattaacaattaataatttttagagcTTAAAATCTTGTCAAAATAATTTACtctaaacatataaaattatatatataattaatgattTGGTGtagtattaaaataattaaattatttaataatattgtctgtaggattatttattttaatattataaattttttacattatatattttttacaattattttgaataattaatttaatatatttgtgTAATTTATTTGAGACGATAATAGTTGGTTTTGATAAACTCAAACAAAGTGTTTTTTAAGTTTATTGGTTTGGATTTATTTCATGTGTAAGAGATTATTTTTTACGCGTGAAATGATAGTTAGActcttaaaattatttttatttttatataagtaattgatttaagaaaagaaataaataaattaacaattaagaaaataaataaataaatagaataatagtattggaaaattttacaatgcacccccttaaaatagatatattgatgcactcctatctgttttagcatctgaaataattttttagtcaaattttttctcatggtcatgtacgttatagttatttaagacatcctgcaaaattttaagaaatttagaaaagtttaacacgccgaaaattatgttcaaacagtgtgttgcacgcgtgactattttattttatacgcgtgtaaaatagactgtttgaacattgttttctatattgtaaattattccgaatttttcaaaattttgtaggatatcttaaatagctataacgtacatgaatatgaaaaaaaattagactaaaatttttttctggatgccgaaacaagttaagggtgTATCAGTATAtctcttttaagggggtgcattgtagaatcaccacTTTTAGTTTTTTAGTGATTGATATATATTCACTTGCTAAGAAGTTCAATATATCTACATACATAACTGCTCAATGattcaatttaattataaatttatttgtcTTAAAAGTTatctttattcttatttttctaTCATACtaaatacaatataaaaaattaaaactcaaagaacttgttattttttgtatttaaatttCATTCAATTAATATCTTTGTATAGTAACTTTCTgtagttacaaaaaaaaaaaattatttaaacagaAATGATCACAAAAAGAATAGAATGATtaagcaaaaataaataaataaataaataataaacaaaattaagaaaaaaaagccCATTGAAATGAGTACTAAAAATAAAGTTAgaagtaattatttatataagtaGTAATTAAGTTTCACAAAATGAAGGAAAACTTGTGTGTGATATCtaatattaaacaaaaaataattaagttttcaaACTGCAAGCTAAATATTTATAACACGTAAAGTAATTATTTTCAGGGAAAATGAAAGTAATTTGAGTGTTATGCTAATTTTGGCTTTCATTTAAACTCAAATAATAAGAATTTATATAATTTGGCTATATTATTTTATCTCTACTTTTTTCCCTTTGTTTCATCATTTCTTTTTATCTCTCTCATAACTTCTCTCTCTAAGAGtaaattatcataattttttatGTCATTTGTAATAATATGTTTCTGTGTATGAAGGACAAAAATTACAACTTATCCATTTTACCATATTTTAATGTGTAATAAATCCATTTATAAATaagacaaaacaaaaaaattaaataaataaatgaataaataagtgaatgttatgaaataattatggtgccgtttggtaacacttttgttttctaattttttaattacaaaatgaaagtaaaatttttatttttaaaaattttgctttggaaaaataaaaatgcgttttgtaaccacttttgtttttcaattttaaaaatagaaaatacaagtgtgttctgtaaagtttattttcattttcattttttgattttatttacgtcggGTCTAGTTTCAGGGTCGAATTTAGGTTCAAGTCAGAGGACGAATTCAGCGCCAGGATCgtggggggatttgggtccgagtcATGATTGAAGTCcaagatattgattaagaaaaaaaaaatattcaaaaaaatattgaaagtgttttttttttgtttttaaaattttgattctcaattgaaaaattgaaaagtaaaaacagtttttatagaacatgtttttgaaaaatattttcattttttttcaattttaaaaacagaaaactgattaaaaaagtgttaccaaacgacacctatATGTATAGATGAACAAATCATCTAaggttaattagtaattttttctcccgaactttgacatgtactaaatcgtgccccctgaacttttttggccgttagaaattcccctcaaactattgagattgttaaatttaaggacttttgtctaatttcattcaattttactgtttcaatgattgtttatgtactaaaccatgctctccagactttgatatctaccaaatcatgccactcaaactttgatatgtactaaattatgctccttgaactttcatccatattataatttttttttactaaaattaaataaaagtccttaaatttaacgatctcaatagttcaaatgGAATTTTAACGGCAAAAGAATTCTAGGGGacacaatttagtacatgtcaaaattcattaatttagtttctattattattatagtatAAATAGGTTCACCCTACTAAAATAAACTATTGAGAAAAATCTCATTTAGTCTCTcatctttttcttctctttgtgttctcttttttcctattttttttttatataattaatattattttacaataattatacatatatatttttttgattgaGATACTTAATTAGATaagaaaacaatatatatatatatatatatatatttttttttatgaaactggacattatattattattattaataataatattattattattaggctaattaggactttttttccccaaattttgatatgtacttaATCATCTCCCTTGAACttttttagccgttaaaaattttcctgaactattgagattgttagatttaaggacttttgtctaatttcattcaattttactgtttcagtgattgtttatgtgctaaacgctccccagactttgatatctacctaATTATGTCCCTCGAActttgagattgttagatttaaggacttttgtctaatttcattcaattttactgtttcagtgattgtttatgtgctaaacgctccccagactttgatatctacccaATTATGtccctcgaactttgatatgtactaaatcatgccccctgaactttcatcaatgttaaattttttttactaaaattggacaaaagtccttaaattcaaccatctcaatagttcaggaggtATTTTTAATGACTTAAAAGTTCAaaaagcatgatttagtacatgtcaaaattcaggaGAAAAAAACCTAATcagtcttattattattattatgaaaagaaacaacatattatttagattgtacattttttaattaattaaaatgatcGATATATTCAAATTTTCATTATTGGCCCCACCACTTGGGGTTGTAATTAAATGTCAATTTAGCAGGAGACATGCATGTGGAATTTACACTTGATCGGTCTTTTAACTATTAGCAGAAACTACTGTGGcaccttctatttttttttttttttttttgatgaatcagaaAATTATATTGTACAAACCACTTTACATCCTAAGAGcactctaaaaaaaaaagagcctcAATAATTTTAATCTATACAAATATTGTATTTATATTGCTACAATCCATAAAACCAATCCCTATCTTTACAACTCAATTTCTTAGGCAAAAACATAGTCACCCGAGCCTTGGTCCTCCACCGAACAGCCTGCATGATTCTTACACAATCTGGCTGCTCATTTTGCCATTCAAGTTTATTTCTAGCCTCCCAAATGCTGTACACCAGACCTGCAATTACAGCTGCCAAAACATTCTTCCTAAACTTACTTATTTTAGCTTTCCTAATCCATCTCAAGATCATAGGAAGCTCAATGCCAGCCGTGCCCCACACCAGCCAGTTTCTGGCTGCCTGTAAACATTTTCCAGCAAAGGAGCAAGTGAAAAATAAGTGGTGCGTATCCTCTGAATGAACATTGCATAATCGACACCTGCTATCAATGTGCATGCCAAACTTAACCACCCTCTATTATATATGAGCTGAAATACCAATCAATTTCTCTGCTTATTCCATAAtcatatatatttgaaaaaattattgcgcagaaaaaaaaaaaaaaaaaaaaagacatttgATTAGATCTCCATGTGTTTAGATTCTTCtctgtatatataaataatattagacAGTTGCACTCCatttttttatagattaacttagTTTAAGATATATATAGTACTATGATGAAATGAATGAAATGACGGAGAAACGATTTAACAACCTACATTTTGGAATggtaatattttaaacttttttttttgaaaaggattttaaacatttttttttaaaaggattttaaatattttttagtgtAACTTTGTTACGGTCAATTGATAATAAAATCTAATGAAgtacattattaaataacttTTAGTATTAATCTACCACCCAATGGCTAACCTGAAAAGTCGGCATATTACTGTAACTTAAGAATATATTATTCGGTCAAAATATACAGAAAAATCTAAATGTGAAAATACATATTAAAGTAAGAGTATAATACAaagcttaaataaaaaatacactaaATTATAAGAACACATATaacttctttctttctttctttctttcttttttaagaaaatacaaaatCAAATGGGTACGTTGTCCctacttaattaaatgtatatcTTATGGTTTCAAATACcacaaaaaatgatatatatatatatatattaaaaattaatatccaatgatttaataaataatataaaaaactattaattaattgtaaCCCTCTACATATAGCATTAAGCACTATATGGTACCcaacaataacaaaaaatactaaGGAACATCTAATGGTACCAAATATCACTCATATATAGTtgataaaaagaaaatgtgGATCATATTGTATTAAGTggcaaaagaaagaagaaagagttaataAAATGATTTTAAAAGGGTTAATTACGGTAAAATCTCCAATAATTTTACTTTGTTTGTACTTAACtttcaaaactcaaattttGACAGTAAAACCCCTAATACTCGTGTTCTGttagtaatttaatattttcattcatTTTAGATGTTAAGTGCCATATTAAAATGTCCACGTGTGCATCTAGGTGGACACAATGTACAcatgatataattttattggtctacgtaaaaaattatttaaaaaaaattaaaaaatcaaaataaaat includes:
- the LOC115701553 gene encoding secoisolariciresinol dehydrogenase, with product MAITTLVSAVSRRLEGKVALITGGASGIGQKTAQVFAHHGAKLVIADIQDELGHSVCQSIASGAAGNDATYVHCDVTDESHVKAAVEKAIKSYGKLDIMFNNAGIGDPKKSRIIDNEKGDFERVLRVNVTGVFLGIKHASQAMISAKGGSGGSIISTASVASCMGGLVSHAYTCSKHAVLGLTRNAAVELGQFGIRVNCVSPYGLATPISQIFHGLSVEELEGLYGSMANLKNVTFKEDDIANAALFLASEEGRYVSGHNLVVDGGFTIANSSFPMFQYPEINHA